tatttgcGTTTACAGAGAGGAATgtactcttctttctttccttttttatagCAGGGTCAGCTCTGCTTTGTCTCCAATGTCGAGGTAGGTCTACGTGCGGGATGTTGAAATATTCCTCTAATTAGACCAAGTGTTTCGCATGCATAATGAGTGCTTACGCGGGAATAAAGCGCCTATCATGTTTCTAAAAACCCTGGCGTTGTCTTGAGGGTGTGACTCTAGTAGACCAGAAACTGCCCCCGTTTTGCCTGTCAAGTATTAGCATACATTCCCAAAAATAACCAGCAGTCTTGAAACTCAGGTGTTGGTACAAATCAACCAACaaggtcattttaaaaacacacttgttttcagtttttcacgTGGAAGACTATTCCGCCCTGTGCATTATAAAAACAATTATGTTATGTTGCCTTAAATAAAtagagtttttgttttaagtgtcagtcattgcacattttgttaacgtgttattttttaaccagCAGGAAGAAGTAAAGTCTCTGGATAAATTTAAACATGAAGCAGGGCAGCGAGGCTGTGAACGTCCCTGCGTGCTTCATTTCAAACCATGAAGGTTTCCTTGGAAGCATCAAAAACTTTATTGAAGACTTTGTGGTGACTGAGATAGATATTGATGGACATCTTGTTAAAACAGAAGCAGCCACACAGACGCCAAGCTGCGCCTCCGGCGATGGAAACAACAAAACCAGTGCAGAATTCCTGGAGAACAGTCATTCCTCAGTGTCACAGGACGCTGACGTTTCCATGGAGTGGGGGGTGGACGTCCCCCTGCCGGGTCTTGGCAGTTTCGATTTAGGTGTGATTTTAGGCCAGTCAGTGAGTGAAGAGCTTGAGCACTTTGTGTTGACTCTCAGAGATGAGAAGCCGCCCGAGCTGGAGCTTTCTTTGGGATCCTTTGCTGACAAACACCAGCGAGCCAACGTCCACCGGGCCGTCAGACACCGCTTCCCCTTCCTCATGACCGTCACCATTCAGCCCGAGATCAGGGTGAGGGAAGACCCCGACTACAGAGAGCTCTCCCAGCTGGTTAAGGAGGACGAGGCAGAGGACTTCTTCAGGTTTATAGATGCCAAGGTGCGAGGCTCATCCTACACATTTGGACCCGATGACAATAAGGAGCACAGGACGGCTGTCCATCACTTCCTGAACAGGCGGTTTGGGAAACTGGTGGAGACTAAGAGCTTCATCGACCAGGGGAGGACATCAATCTCAGTTAGGttgagggagcgagggaggccAAAGAAGAGAACCGCGGAAGAACGTAAGGAAGAAGAAGTTTATACTGGTAAGTTGCAACTTTACCTGTTTATTATCATCTCAATAGAAACAGAAAggtgatattgtgtgtgtgtgtgtgcttttttcaGCGTTCACTCTGTGTAAGGAGAACCTGGAGACTCTAGAGGCCATCAGCTACATGGCAGCAGCTCTGGGGATTTTGCCGTCCGATTTCACCTACGCCGGGATCAAAGATAAGAGAGCCATCACGTACCAGTCCATGGTGGTCAAGAAGGTCTCACCTCAACGGTAGAGCTGTGTTAGAACGCTCAATCATGTTAAGGTTCTTCCCATGACAACCACTCATTGAGCTGATGTCGTGTGTCGCTAGGTTGGCGGAGAAGATAGCAGAGTTCGAGAAGCGAGGGATGCGTCTGTCCCAGGTCCGCTCCGTCAGCGAGCCTCTCAGGCTCGGGCGACTGCAGGGGAATCACTTTGACCTGGTCGTCCGCGACCTGAGACCACACACTGACGCACACTCTGGtgtggacaaacacacacgtctGGCATCTCTGGTAAAAGAGGCAGTGGAAAATGTCAAGGTTTGTTCTGCTTTCAGTTGAGGTTTAACATCTCGACACACATTTCTCAGCACAGCGtggcatttttcttcttttatactgaaaaaattacattacaCTTATTACTAGCTCACTCAATCCATCTTTCCTTCCATCTCTGTGGAAGAGACCAACCAGTGTCCCGTGAGGAACTATTGGCTGATGTGGACATCactgccattttattttattacttttttatgtgcaaattcTATTGCATAATCAGAAAGAATCACCCACAGGCATGCTAAATACATAACAAGCTACACTATAACACTCCTAAAGCGCTTTCTTAGATGGTTCTGTGGAGCAAACAAACAGTCTAACCTCAAACCAGCCACCAACAACCACATTCACCCTGATTGTTTCTCCATCTAGGCCAGAGGTTTTGTCAACTACTACGGACCACAAAGGTTTGGGAGCGGACAGAGCGTTGAGTCCGATCGAGTAGGACTAGCTTTACTCAAAGAGGATATGGTGAGCGTAGAAGATAAAACTACCAATTTTCCTGTCAAACTGTAACTGTCGGCGTGTACTGACATTCTGTGTCGATTGCGTGTTGTGTGTCAGGTGAGTGCTGTGCGTCTCTTCTTCACTCCAGAGGAAGGAGATGATCCTCAGAACCAGGCAAAGAGACACTTCCTGCAAACAGGTGAGAGTCGGGATAGCAGCTGTCCATTTTGTTTCAGTCTTTCCAGACATTTTGCCTACTAAAACCCCGTAAATGACCTTAATCCAAGTGTTATTTTTCACTCTTTGTTTTtgactcttcctcctctttcttttctccttcagaTAATGCGAAGGAGTCTTTGGCCTTGATGCCGCTGTCCAAGGCCAGGGAGCGGCTGATGCTTCGGGCCCTGAACCGCTACGGTACAGGTCCAGATGGTTGTGCCCAAGCGTGGCTCAGCCTTCCTCACAGCATGAGAGTTTTCTACCCTCACGCCTACTGTAGCAGgtcagcagcaaaaaaaaaaaaaaaaaaaacttttatttttaacaaatttccCAACTGTTCTATTCTGAGCTGCTTTTGCGTCAAGTTGGTGATGCGTAGCTTCTCCATTTACACTTTAAGACATAGGGGAAATTACACATTTTCCACAGCATGTCTGGTCCATTCAATTTCATGTTACATTGCTATATATGGAGTCAATGTTTATAACCCAGTTTGTGCCTCTTGTACCTTATCTGTACATATGAATAATTTTTAACAGTACTTGCTTTGAAGATATTTCCAGAATCCAAAAATTACCAGTAAATATTCTGTTTGCTGTGTGATTTCTTAGTTGAGGTTGCATCTTGAATCCAGATAGATGGAAAAGTACTATCAtttctgaatgttttatgtctttgaagtagagatcgaccgatacagattttttagggccgataccaatTTTTGGCCGATGGCCAATGTGTGcagccgatttttctgagccgatatttggagccgattgtgactttctctctctccatttacatgataaaaatgatacaATGGTAACGCAtattacaagtctcaatttaaccaataacatgaacatttattgaactcaaagaacaTTTAAAGCTCTTATGCATACAAAGTTAAAAGATAATGGGTcaaaagaggtagagcacaagcaggGGGTGACTCTAAggtccttctcagccaagtatGTTTAGCTTACGTTTAGCTTATAGGCAGTATACATCTTGGCTGTAACATCAATACATattcctaccaaaagcttaacaacagcacaacagcttcAATCTAAACTGTGGACTGTATTATTAGTTTGCCAGAGAGGGTAAATAAAAACCTTGCTAGCAACTCCTACTAAACCTTTTTTTCaacttatttttaggggtgGTCAACATGGCTTCAAGCaatttccagtttccagctgcacgcactctgctagtgggggaggggcaatgtatgggctgcatgggtctAATCGGGATTTGGCCCAATTAGACTCGAATAAGAAGCAAGAATACTGCtgtaaatcaaaatgttttaatatgcCGTTGCGGTTGTCTCCATCGTAGAGTCTGGAACGAGGCCGTGGCACACCGGCTGACTACGATGGGTCACAGTGTGAGACAGGGAGACCTGGTAAGGAAGCGAGatggacaaaacaaaacggaGGACACTGGAGAAGGCAGCGCTGCTCAGGTAACAAAGGATAGAAAacttaatataaaaaaagacattgatTTTATAGCTCTTAGATCAGGACGGATAAATGATCCACCATATCATCATTTcaccattttaaaaaatataatgattTGATAGCATATAAATAGGAGTAGTAATGGGAAAAgatcagagaagaagagactATATTACACAAACCattgaaaaacagcaaaacttgTCACCAATGAGCCCAATTTTTGTCCTCTTCCAGCTCCATTTTTACTcgcaaaataaaatttataacATGCCCAACTGGTAGCAGTGGTTTTGAGCGTGCACGCCTGGGATGCTTGTGCATGGAGAGAACTTAAGAATGTATTATCATGTATTATCCACAAATGGAAATCCACATTCACTGGTTCACACAATCTTCACAAATGTTTTCCAGATCCATGTAGTGACACATCAGGAGGAGCAAGCGGGAGCCTACACACTAGAACAAGTAAGGAGTTTTTCCCACGACATGTTTTCAGTAAATGCCGTCTCTCTTACTTCAAACTCTTCAGCTGATTCTTTCTCATCCTGTCAGGTGTTATTACCGATGCCTGGAAACACAGTGAAGTATCCAGAAAACGCCATGGGGACCTGGTACCAGGAGAGACTGGCCAGAGAGGGGCTGCGCGACTGTCGCTTCAGAGTCAGCAGCCTCAAACTGAATCTGCCTGGCTGCTACCGCCCCCTGCTGGCAGTGCCGCACAACTTCAGCTACCAGCTGCAGACGGGAGCCGGCGGCGGAGACGGCGGAAGACTGAGGACGGGCGAAAGTCTCACTTTGAACTTCGACCTGGACTCCTCCTGCTACGCCACCATCTGCCTCAGAGAGATTATGAAGACTGACCCCTGAAACTCACAGGGAcgttgttgttgtcgtgtttgtgttatttcaagGTGAAAGAAAGGAGATGCAGCTTTTTGTAACACTGTTTTGTACTTTCTTTGACGGTGATTGTGATACGTCATTATTATCCTTTCGGTTTGTTGTTCCAGCAGAAGAGATATACATCAAGAGAATTCATAATGCGCAGTTGATAAAACGTATATTGAAGGGGGGCCACTGCCAAATGTGAACAAAGTTAAATGTAAAAGCATGTAAACAGAATGTGTTTTGTGCCATGAATAaaacttttggtatttgagAAATCACTGCACTTTTCAGATATTTATAGATATAAAATCTGCAATACCTGGTtaataaattagaaaataaatagaattttaAAGTGGGGGACAAGAGTGGAGGGCATTGCCTCTGTATGGAGTCCTCTACAGAGATAATTTGTTTtctcagtgtaaaaaaaaaacacagtaggcAATTGGTCAAGAAATAACTGAGAATAACTTGGTTAGTGGTAGGTCGCaataaatttcttaaaataagtTTATCATATTTTTCTGTTCTCTAGAAGATTATGAATCAAGTATAACTGATACAGACACATATTTCCACCCATCAAcacttgaaaataataataattaaaaaaataaatcaatcagcTTTAGTGTAGATAAAGCTAGTTTCTAAGCACAGTTTCATTAGgaacaagaaaataaattgtcCATTTGGGTTGCTGTATTTTCTGATTATTGTACTGGAGCCTAATTGCCACTAGAGGGAGACAGCAGGCAGTAATTGTAAAGTAAGTATGGGCTGGACAGTGTTACACAGAAAGGTGGTTCAGACTACTTTGTCAAGTATGAACTTTAAGTTGCATAAGTTTGTCTGACACTGACTTCCTCATCTGAGAAAAAACAGCCCCTGACGACAACGACAGAATGTATTACGTTCCAAATCTGTGACTGAATCCACCTCAACGCTTCATACcctcctgtaaaaaaaaaaaaaaatagagctgggtgaaagtcattttaagagccaataaaaatataatgaagCATAAAACTCAGGTATAATTACTCTGCTGAGGGGCAGCGTTCGATATGTGATAAAACTGAGCCGGCTCTGCCTCCTGTGACTAATTTGTGGAATTAAAAACAGCCGAATCTTCAAAACCCCTCATGAATAACTCATGGTGGATGTACCTCTGAGCTGTTTTTTCATACTGCGAGCAATATATAAAGTGTCTGACTGCATGGGTGTTTTGTTTGGTGGTGGGTTCTGACACGCAGCCTGTCATCGAACCATAGCGCTGTGTGATGAAGTACCTGCCTGTGAGCTAAACTGTCTGCCAGAGAGACACATTAGCAGTAATGAGTTACATCACATGTTGAAGAGTTTTGTTACAAAATGGCCATCCATCAGTGAAGAGGGCGGATAAGTGAAATCCTTGTACCTACAGAGTAAATCTGAGATATTATTAAATGTTCCTCGCCTCAGGTATTGAACTTAATCCCGACAGATGACGTGCAAATTATCCTTTGTTTCTGAGGACGTGATACTTTTGTTTTGATTGGAACGCGCACATTGCCTCCTGATGGGAGTCGTGCGCTGGGTGAATTCCCCAGCACTTCGACGCTTTTTAAATCTGGGATACAAGTTACATCTGAGAGTGTAACTGGTTTAGATTACAGGAAGACGGAGAGTCCTCGGCGATTATTCTCCCTCGCAGACAGACGTGGGTGAGGAACTTCTTTTCGCTCCCTCACCCTGATTCCAGCCAGCTGTTGAGAGGCagactaaagaagaagaagaagtcggcGGTTATGGAGACATTTAGAACACCGCTGATATAGCAACCGTTCACATGGACGTTAGGACTCCACTAATAATCTGAAAAACAGCCCAAATAGAGTCGGAGCAGACTGGCCTGATTAGTCTGAGAGGGGTGATGTAAACCTTTAATAATAGGGAAATATTAGCCcataataaccatgtaaacactacATTTCTCTCTGGATGGGATTAATACATTCTTTCTGCACACGACTGCCAAACATGGAATAAAGATCAGGCAATTTCAGACCAGTCTCAATCAACTTCTAATGAACTCAAATctacttcttctgttttatttctggcaGATGCAAATGCTCCACAGCCCACAGAACCTCCCTGCACCAAAAATCCCTTATTCTGATGAATGTTTAGGGCCATATCAATGCACAAATCTCAATCGTGTTGAAAAATTATCCGAGATGTACCGTATTTCACCTCTCTTTGCCTGCTGAGATTGAGTCTGATGCACGACTCTGTGACTTCGTTGCGAAAACGTACAGTTTTAAGCAAATTGTCAGTGTGGAAgaagatggaggcagaagaagaacgGACGCCTAAATCAACTGCAAACAACGACAAAGCGATAAACCGTTCTCTAAGATCACAATCAAAGGAGCGCTTTCGGACAGTGCGAAGAGTTCATGCACACATCTGCACACGCAGCCGCTCACGCTCGTGATTAGTCACATAAACATGCTGCTGGCCTTTGACCCGCCTGTGCTGCCTCGGTTGattggcagtttttttttttttttggagcggACGCTGCTGATGTGCGCTTatacctgtgtgtgttatgaGCTTGTCTGTGCctgcaaaagataaaaaaaaaaaaaaaaaatgtgtgtgtgtgttgttgtttctagGTCCTGTCAACCATGTTGGTGTAGGAGCCGTCGTTCGGTATCTTCCAGACGTGACAGCCTGTGTACGCAAGTACGCCGAGAGAGGCTGGATAAGCGTAAGCAATGCTCCCATTAtctgcgtttttgttttttgatggtGTCAACATGTATTTTGACTAGtttaagtaaaaaaacaaacttccaAATCTGTCTGTAATCTTCAAGTGTGCAGCTTTTTGCTCGTTAGCATACCACATTTATGTGAACATTCACAGTTTACTCTAGTATTTTCAGAGCACTTACAtctgagttatttatttatttttgatttttttccagtgatGCATGGAGTTTAGActaaagcttggtttatactaCTGCAGTGGGCTTGTGCAGAGCACACTTGTGCGTAGTGCAAGgagaattatttcatttttacactgttaaactgttttatttgactaaaatatgTGTCCcatgttttatcataatcataagtTATTCATTATTAAGTTAATCAGAAGTAAtgcatgacatttcaagtaaaaagcATCAGTATTGATATcagcgatactagccctgtgtttacttggtatcggatcaataccaaaattcccagtatcgcccaccccaAATTCATGACAAAAGATCACTATTTagtaacatttaaatttaactggGGTTTACAAATGAATTTTCTGCTCTTGTTTAGGGCTCAATCTTCAAACCACACATGATGCATGAGCCACGTGCGTAAGTCTTGGCTTGTGACCTTTTCATTATGGGGCCGTGTCATTTGACTGTAAAAACCACCGGTCCCCTGCACTGCCCAGAGGCTGCTCTGTCACCCACTTACCCCACCTCAGTGTCCCACATGTTAGACGCATTGCATGTGGAAAACACGCTGACCCGACAGCTGCGGCCGAGGTATTGACGAGTggaaaggaggggaaaaagCGTGTAAAATGAGATTGATTAACGGACCCGTTAATGCAGCAGAGCTTTACTGGTTCATGTACATGTAGAGCAGTTAGGTAAGACGAGCAGATGGTTGGTGAACGATGTGGTGCCAATCTACATATGTCTATGAGTGACGCTGAAAACCCAACACATTCAGATAAAAATtattagagttttttttctatggGGGTGTTAGAAAACTGCAGGTTTTGCAGCATCCTCTTTCAGCCTGCCATAGAAAGGTCAGTATCAAAGATTTGAAATCATAGTCTGTTGTGTTCCAGTTAGTTGTAGGATACTCcatatatttgtttgtgttaaatTGTGGACCCTAATCAATCCAGCCGTGCACAACATTGTGGTTGAAGCTAGAGT
This portion of the Mugil cephalus isolate CIBA_MC_2020 chromosome 22, CIBA_Mcephalus_1.1, whole genome shotgun sequence genome encodes:
- the pus7l gene encoding pseudouridylate synthase 7 homolog-like protein — translated: MKQGSEAVNVPACFISNHEGFLGSIKNFIEDFVVTEIDIDGHLVKTEAATQTPSCASGDGNNKTSAEFLENSHSSVSQDADVSMEWGVDVPLPGLGSFDLGVILGQSVSEELEHFVLTLRDEKPPELELSLGSFADKHQRANVHRAVRHRFPFLMTVTIQPEIRVREDPDYRELSQLVKEDEAEDFFRFIDAKVRGSSYTFGPDDNKEHRTAVHHFLNRRFGKLVETKSFIDQGRTSISVRLRERGRPKKRTAEERKEEEVYTAFTLCKENLETLEAISYMAAALGILPSDFTYAGIKDKRAITYQSMVVKKVSPQRLAEKIAEFEKRGMRLSQVRSVSEPLRLGRLQGNHFDLVVRDLRPHTDAHSGVDKHTRLASLVKEAVENVKARGFVNYYGPQRFGSGQSVESDRVGLALLKEDMVSAVRLFFTPEEGDDPQNQAKRHFLQTDNAKESLALMPLSKARERLMLRALNRYGTGPDGCAQAWLSLPHSMRVFYPHAYCSRVWNEAVAHRLTTMGHSVRQGDLVRKRDGQNKTEDTGEGSAAQIHVVTHQEEQAGAYTLEQVLLPMPGNTVKYPENAMGTWYQERLAREGLRDCRFRVSSLKLNLPGCYRPLLAVPHNFSYQLQTGAGGGDGGRLRTGESLTLNFDLDSSCYATICLREIMKTDP